CTGAATGGTTCCGGCCGATGCGCCGACGGGAAACAGAAGCAGAATCAATAGCTTCGCGATCGAGCGGAGTGATCGCCTCATCGGCATTTCCCTCCGGTAGAGCACCCATTTGTCCGTCAGCCAATGGTACACGAAACTGCCCAGGATTCTAGATCTGTCGTCCGAAGCTCTGGTCTGTCCCGAGAGGGTATGATGGCTTCAAATTCATACCGAGTGAGGCAAAGCCATGAGCAAGCTCCAGGAAGATCCCCGCATCGATCCCCGCATCAAGGCCACCATGGCTGCGTTTCCGACGACCAGCCAACCGGACGCCAGGAGCCGTGATGAACTTCTGGCCGAGGCCAATACGGCGGAAGCCATCGCCCTGCGCGAGCAGATGGTGGCGGGCTTCGAACTGATGGACAACGAGCAGATCGCACCATCGGCCGGCCTTTCGATTGCCACGCACGAGTTCACCTCGGATCCGGACGGCAACACGATCAAGGTGCAATTCATCCGGCCGGAGTCCTCGGAGCCCCTGCCTTGCGTCTACTATATCCACGGCGGTGGCATGCAGGTGATGTCCTGTTTCGACGGTATGTACCGGGCCTGGGGCAAGATCATCGCGGCCCAGGGAGTGGCGGTCGCAATGGTCGATTTCCGCAACTGCCTGTCTGCGTCGTCCGCACCCGAAGTTGCGCCATTTCCCGCGGGCCTCAACGACTGCGTTTCGGGGGTGAAGTGGCTGCACGCCAACGCGACGGAACTGGGCGTAGATGCCGAGCATATCATCGTGGCCGGTGAGAGCGGCGGAGGCAATCTGACGCTCGCTACCGGTTTGAAGTTGAAGCAGGACGACGACCTCGGGCACATCCGCGGGCTGTACGCACTCTGTCCCTATATCGCCGGCAGTTGGCCGCAGGAGCACCTGCCGTCCTCGACCGACAACAACGGCTTGCTTCTCGATCTGCATAACAACCGCGGCGCCATGGCCTATGGCATCGAAGAACTCGAGCGCAAGAACCCACTCGCCTGGCCGAGCTTCGCATCCGAGACCGACGTAAAGAACCTCGTTCCTACCGTCATCAGCGTCAACGAATGCGATCCGCTGCGCGACGAGGGCATCGAGTTCTACCGGCTACTACTGCGATCCGGCGTGCCCGCGCGCTGCCGCCAGGTCAACGGCACGATTCACGGCACCGAGATCTTCGCGATTGCCTGCCCGGACGTGA
The genomic region above belongs to bacterium and contains:
- a CDS encoding alpha/beta hydrolase codes for the protein MSKLQEDPRIDPRIKATMAAFPTTSQPDARSRDELLAEANTAEAIALREQMVAGFELMDNEQIAPSAGLSIATHEFTSDPDGNTIKVQFIRPESSEPLPCVYYIHGGGMQVMSCFDGMYRAWGKIIAAQGVAVAMVDFRNCLSASSAPEVAPFPAGLNDCVSGVKWLHANATELGVDAEHIIVAGESGGGNLTLATGLKLKQDDDLGHIRGLYALCPYIAGSWPQEHLPSSTDNNGLLLDLHNNRGAMAYGIEELERKNPLAWPSFASETDVKNLVPTVISVNECDPLRDEGIEFYRLLLRSGVPARCRQVNGTIHGTEIFAIACPDVSRETAGSIAQFCREA